One Mycolicibacterium pulveris genomic region harbors:
- the sucC gene encoding ADP-forming succinate--CoA ligase subunit beta, producing the protein MPKTSARVDKVPPSPVGPNLCRTRARDSESMDLFEYQAKELFAKHNVPTTPGRVTDTAEDAKAIAEEIGKPVMVKAQVKTGGRGKAGGVKYAATPDDAFTHAQNILGLDIKGHIVKKLLVSEASDIAEEYYISFLLDRANRTYLAMCSVEGGMEIEEVAATKPDRLAKVPVNALKGVDVAFAREIAEKGHLPAEVLDAAAVTIAKLWEAFVAEDATLVEVNPLVRTPDDQILALDGKVTLDANADFRHPEHAEFEDRDATDPLELKAKEHDLNYVKLDGQVGIIGNGAGLVMSTLDVTAYAGEKHGGVKPANFLDIGGGASAEVMAAGLDVILHDPQVKSVFVNVFGGITACDEVANGIVNALKILGDEANKPLVVRLDGNNVEEGRRILAEANHPLVTEVDTMDEAADKAAELAAKA; encoded by the coding sequence GTGCCAAAGACCTCAGCGCGTGTCGATAAAGTTCCCCCGAGCCCTGTCGGCCCAAACCTTTGCAGAACACGCGCTAGAGACAGTGAGTCCATGGACCTCTTCGAATATCAGGCGAAAGAACTGTTCGCCAAGCACAACGTGCCCACCACACCCGGCCGGGTAACCGACACCGCCGAGGACGCCAAAGCGATCGCCGAGGAGATCGGCAAACCGGTGATGGTCAAGGCGCAGGTCAAGACCGGCGGCCGCGGGAAGGCCGGCGGCGTCAAGTACGCGGCCACTCCCGACGACGCCTTCACCCACGCCCAGAACATCCTCGGCCTCGACATCAAAGGCCACATCGTCAAGAAGCTGCTGGTCTCGGAGGCCAGCGACATCGCCGAGGAGTACTACATCTCGTTCCTGCTCGACCGCGCCAACCGCACCTACCTGGCGATGTGCTCGGTCGAGGGCGGCATGGAGATCGAAGAAGTCGCCGCCACCAAGCCCGACCGGCTGGCGAAGGTCCCCGTCAACGCGCTCAAGGGAGTCGACGTGGCCTTCGCGCGCGAGATCGCCGAGAAGGGCCACCTGCCTGCCGAGGTGCTCGACGCCGCGGCGGTGACGATCGCCAAGCTGTGGGAGGCCTTCGTCGCCGAGGACGCCACCCTGGTCGAGGTGAACCCGTTGGTGCGCACGCCCGACGATCAGATCCTCGCGCTCGACGGCAAGGTCACGCTGGACGCCAACGCCGACTTCCGCCACCCCGAGCACGCCGAGTTCGAGGACCGCGACGCCACCGATCCGCTGGAGCTCAAGGCCAAGGAGCACGACCTCAACTACGTCAAGCTCGACGGCCAGGTCGGCATCATCGGCAACGGCGCAGGCCTGGTGATGTCGACGCTGGACGTCACGGCGTACGCCGGTGAGAAGCACGGCGGCGTGAAGCCGGCCAACTTCCTCGACATCGGCGGCGGCGCCTCGGCCGAGGTGATGGCCGCCGGCCTGGATGTCATCCTGCACGATCCCCAGGTCAAGAGCGTGTTCGTCAACGTGTTCGGCGGCATCACCGCGTGCGACGAGGTTGCCAACGGCATCGTCAACGCGCTGAAGATCCTCGGCGACGAGGCCAACAAGCCGCTCGTGGTGCGACTCGACGGCAACAACGTGGAGGAGGGCCGGCGCATCCTGGCCGAGGCCAACCACCCGCTGGTGACTGAGGTGGACACGATGGACGAAGCCGCCGACAAGGCTGCCGAGCTGGCCGCGAAAGCCTGA
- the sucD gene encoding succinate--CoA ligase subunit alpha produces MSIFLNKNSKVIVQGITGKEASLHTARMLKAGTQLVGGVNARKAGTTVSHKDANDADVELPVFGTVAEAMKETGADVSVVFVPPKFAKDAIIEAIDAEIPLLVVITEGIPVQDTAYAWAYNVEKGQKTRIIGPNCPGIITPGEALAGITPANITGPGPVGLVSKSGTLTYQMMYELRDLGFSTAIGIGGDPVIGTTHIDAIEAFEKDPDTKVIVMIGEIGGDAEERAADYIKDNVSKPVVGYVAGFTAPEGKTMGHAGAIVSGSSGTAQAKKEALEAAGVQVGKTPSATAQLAREILESL; encoded by the coding sequence ATGTCGATCTTTCTGAACAAGAACTCCAAGGTCATCGTCCAGGGCATCACCGGCAAGGAGGCCAGCCTCCACACCGCGCGCATGCTCAAGGCCGGGACCCAGTTGGTCGGCGGGGTCAACGCCCGCAAGGCCGGAACCACGGTGTCGCACAAGGACGCCAATGACGCTGACGTCGAGCTGCCGGTGTTCGGCACCGTCGCCGAGGCGATGAAGGAAACCGGCGCCGACGTATCCGTGGTCTTCGTGCCGCCGAAGTTCGCCAAGGACGCGATCATCGAGGCCATCGACGCGGAGATCCCGCTGCTGGTTGTCATCACCGAGGGAATTCCGGTGCAGGACACCGCTTATGCGTGGGCCTACAACGTCGAAAAGGGGCAGAAGACCCGCATCATCGGCCCCAACTGCCCGGGCATCATCACTCCCGGCGAGGCGTTGGCGGGCATCACCCCGGCCAACATCACCGGCCCCGGTCCGGTCGGCCTGGTGTCGAAGTCCGGGACGCTGACCTACCAGATGATGTACGAGCTGCGTGATCTCGGGTTCTCGACAGCCATCGGCATCGGCGGTGACCCGGTCATCGGCACCACGCACATCGACGCGATCGAGGCGTTCGAGAAGGATCCCGACACCAAGGTCATCGTGATGATCGGTGAGATCGGCGGCGACGCCGAGGAGCGGGCCGCCGACTACATCAAGGACAACGTGAGCAAGCCGGTCGTCGGCTACGTCGCGGGCTTCACGGCGCCGGAGGGCAAGACGATGGGCCACGCCGGCGCCATCGTTTCCGGGTCGTCGGGCACGGCGCAGGCCAAGAAGGAAGCGCTGGAAGCCGCGGGTGTGCAGGTCGGCAAGACGCCCTCGGCTACGGCCCAGCTGGCCCGGGAAATCCTGGAGAGCCTCTAA
- a CDS encoding acetyl-CoA acetyltransferase yields MAVDPRTPVLVGVGQFTERIDDPGYRGMSAVELATEAVRAALADTGVDPAAIAKAIETVYGLRQFEISGPMPATLGKSNNYPRSVMNRVGGDPARVVLEPVGGQGPQKLVTEAGAAIAAGEMDAAMVIGSEPGSTARYFADRDNRPDFTEHVDGQLEDRGHQIHQYFTEYTAKHGLTGAAVQYGLLDNARRSRLGLGVSAYRRLMAELFVPLSKVAAKNPFSSSPVERSVEEIVTVTDDNRMICDPYPRLLVARDQVNQGAAVIMMSVAAARRLGVPESKWVYLHGHSDLTEQPLLDRVDLGASPAAVLAAREALRVADIGVDDIATFDLYSCFPFPVFIVSEALGIDGADPRGLTVTGGLPYFGGPGNSYSLHAIAETVTQLRDRPGRFGFVGANGGTMSKYSVGVYSTRPAPWRADRSEQLNQQVSALPKVAVAERPDGAATIETYSVRYDWPTTTGIIIGRLDADNSRFLATTEDPELVGLMCDGDPLTAAIHVRPTEHGNRATLR; encoded by the coding sequence ATGGCGGTCGACCCGCGGACCCCGGTGCTGGTCGGCGTCGGGCAGTTCACCGAACGCATCGACGACCCCGGGTACCGGGGGATGTCGGCGGTGGAGCTCGCGACCGAGGCGGTGCGTGCGGCGCTGGCCGACACCGGTGTCGACCCGGCCGCGATCGCCAAGGCGATCGAAACCGTATACGGGCTGCGGCAATTCGAGATCTCCGGACCGATGCCCGCGACGCTGGGCAAGTCGAACAATTACCCGCGCTCGGTGATGAACCGGGTGGGCGGCGACCCGGCCCGGGTCGTGCTCGAACCCGTCGGCGGGCAGGGCCCGCAGAAACTCGTCACCGAAGCGGGCGCAGCGATCGCGGCCGGCGAGATGGACGCGGCGATGGTCATCGGTTCCGAGCCGGGGTCCACGGCACGGTATTTCGCCGACCGCGACAACAGGCCCGACTTCACCGAACACGTCGACGGCCAGTTGGAGGATCGCGGCCACCAGATCCACCAGTACTTCACCGAGTACACCGCCAAGCACGGGTTGACCGGCGCGGCGGTGCAGTACGGGCTGCTGGACAACGCGCGCCGCAGCCGGCTGGGGCTCGGCGTGTCCGCCTACCGTCGGCTGATGGCCGAGTTGTTCGTCCCGCTGTCGAAAGTCGCGGCGAAGAACCCGTTCTCGTCATCGCCCGTCGAGCGTTCGGTCGAGGAGATCGTCACGGTCACCGACGACAATCGGATGATCTGCGACCCGTACCCGCGGCTGCTGGTCGCACGCGACCAGGTCAACCAGGGCGCCGCGGTGATCATGATGTCGGTGGCTGCCGCCCGCCGTCTCGGCGTGCCCGAGTCGAAATGGGTTTACCTGCACGGCCATTCGGATCTCACCGAGCAGCCGCTGCTGGACCGTGTCGACCTCGGCGCCAGCCCGGCGGCCGTGCTCGCAGCACGAGAAGCGTTGCGGGTCGCCGACATCGGCGTCGACGACATCGCCACCTTCGACCTGTACAGCTGCTTTCCGTTCCCGGTCTTCATCGTCAGCGAGGCGTTGGGCATCGACGGCGCCGACCCGCGTGGGCTCACGGTTACCGGTGGGCTGCCCTACTTCGGCGGCCCGGGCAACAGCTACTCGCTGCATGCCATCGCCGAGACTGTGACGCAATTGCGGGACAGGCCAGGGCGATTCGGCTTCGTCGGCGCCAACGGCGGCACGATGAGCAAGTATTCGGTCGGTGTGTACTCCACTCGACCCGCCCCCTGGCGAGCCGACCGCAGCGAACAGCTCAACCAGCAGGTCAGCGCATTGCCGAAGGTCGCGGTCGCCGAAAGGCCCGACGGCGCAGCCACGATCGAAACCTATTCGGTGCGCTACGACTGGCCCACCACCACCGGCATCATCATCGGGCGCCTCGACGCCGACAACTCGCGTTTCCTGGCCACCACCGAAGACCCCGAGCTGGTGGGGCTGATGTGCGACGGCGATCCGCTGACGGCCGCCATCCACGTGCGGCCGACCGAGCACGGCAACCGCGCCACGTTGAGGTAG
- the modA gene encoding molybdate ABC transporter substrate-binding protein: MTRALLAGVLLLAVLTGCGSGTSASQTIVVYAAASLRGPFTDIGEQFEDANPGASVEFSFAGSSDLVTQLTQGARADVFASADVTNMDKAADAGLLQGPPVNFASNTLTIAVAPGNPKGVTALRDLTRPDIAVVVCAPQVPCGAATRRVERAAAVDLSPASEESSVTDVLNKVTSGQADAGLVYITDAIDAGDKVTAVPFPEAEGLVNTYPIAVLEQSQNPDLATKFVAAVTGEPGQRVLAAAGFTTP; encoded by the coding sequence GTGACGCGGGCGCTGCTGGCCGGGGTGCTGCTGCTCGCGGTGCTGACCGGTTGCGGTTCGGGCACCTCGGCAAGCCAGACCATCGTGGTCTACGCCGCGGCGTCCCTGCGCGGTCCCTTCACCGATATCGGCGAGCAGTTCGAAGACGCCAATCCCGGTGCATCCGTGGAGTTTTCATTCGCCGGGTCCTCGGATCTGGTGACCCAGCTGACGCAGGGCGCCCGGGCTGACGTATTCGCCTCGGCCGACGTCACCAACATGGACAAGGCCGCCGACGCCGGTCTGCTCCAGGGTCCGCCGGTGAACTTCGCGTCGAACACGCTGACCATCGCCGTCGCGCCCGGTAACCCCAAAGGTGTCACGGCGCTCCGCGACCTGACCCGCCCCGACATCGCCGTCGTCGTCTGCGCCCCCCAGGTGCCGTGCGGCGCGGCCACCCGCCGCGTCGAACGGGCCGCGGCCGTCGACCTGTCCCCGGCCAGTGAGGAATCATCGGTCACCGACGTGCTCAACAAGGTGACCAGCGGGCAGGCCGACGCCGGGTTGGTCTACATCACCGACGCGATCGACGCCGGAGACAAGGTCACCGCCGTGCCCTTTCCCGAGGCGGAAGGCCTCGTCAACACGTACCCGATCGCGGTGCTCGAGCAGTCGCAAAACCCTGATCTCGCAACGAAATTCGTCGCGGCCGTCACGGGCGAACCCGGGCAGCGGGTGCTCGCCGCGGCCGGTTTCACGACACCCTGA
- a CDS encoding LLM class F420-dependent oxidoreductase — MDYGLVLFTSDRGITPAAAAKLADDHGFTTFYVPEHTHIPVKRQAAHPTTGDESLPDDRYMRTLDPWVSLATACAVTTRVRLSTAVALPVERDPISLAKTIATLDHLSGGRVSLGVGFGWNTDELADHNVPPGRRRTMLREYLEAMRALWTQEEASYEGEFVSFGPSWAWPKPVQPHIPVLVGAAGTEKNFKWITRSADGWITTPRDFDIDEPVKLLQDIWADAGRQGAPQIVALDFKPDADKLARWADLGVTEVLFGLPDKSPDDVAAYVERLAGKLADMS; from the coding sequence ATGGATTACGGGCTCGTACTTTTCACCAGCGACCGCGGAATCACCCCGGCAGCCGCGGCCAAACTCGCCGACGACCACGGGTTCACCACTTTCTACGTGCCCGAACACACCCACATCCCGGTCAAGCGGCAGGCCGCCCATCCGACCACAGGTGACGAGTCGCTGCCCGACGACCGCTATATGCGCACGTTGGATCCCTGGGTCAGCCTGGCCACGGCCTGCGCGGTGACGACGCGGGTGCGGCTGTCGACGGCGGTCGCCCTGCCGGTCGAGCGCGACCCGATCTCGCTGGCCAAGACGATCGCCACGCTCGATCACCTGTCCGGCGGCAGGGTCAGCCTCGGTGTCGGCTTCGGCTGGAACACCGACGAGCTGGCCGACCACAACGTGCCGCCGGGCCGGCGCCGCACGATGCTGCGCGAGTACCTGGAGGCCATGCGGGCGCTGTGGACCCAGGAGGAGGCGTCCTACGAGGGCGAGTTCGTCAGCTTCGGCCCGAGCTGGGCCTGGCCCAAGCCGGTGCAACCGCACATCCCGGTGCTCGTCGGCGCGGCGGGCACCGAGAAGAACTTCAAGTGGATCACCCGCTCGGCCGACGGCTGGATCACCACGCCGCGCGACTTCGACATCGACGAACCGGTGAAGCTGCTGCAGGACATCTGGGCGGACGCGGGCCGGCAGGGCGCACCCCAGATCGTCGCGCTGGACTTCAAGCCGGATGCGGACAAGCTGGCGCGCTGGGCCGACCTGGGCGTCACCGAGGTGCTGTTCGGGCTGCCCGACAAGTCCCCCGACGATGTCGCCGCCTATGTCGAGCGTCTGGCGGGCAAGCTGGCCGACATGTCGTGA
- a CDS encoding DUF5336 domain-containing protein: MTYPPGPPGSPGYSSAQQPTNQFAAPTQQFGKVGEPSSSAPEAASRLPRYLTAAIAALGLAVYLSSFGPLFTIAASDFPGLVDVSGGSFGLVLTVAAAVLAGLLAGVGLLPRQTVSTSLVTVLALLAFLLVIAEVINKPSVASIDWGLYLVIAFTVLQAIVAVAALLFETGIIAPPAPRPKYDQNYGQYGGPGGYYGQQYGGPQRQPHQQRPGYPTPYGGYPSGPSTGGFASPQTGSQSGSQPGSQPGSQAGSQSGGQGGGQSGPPTPPTGFPTYGQPPSSSTPATQTPSQPSSSSQSGQPPS, from the coding sequence ATGACCTACCCGCCCGGTCCACCCGGTAGCCCCGGATACTCCTCGGCACAGCAGCCGACCAACCAGTTCGCCGCGCCCACACAGCAGTTCGGCAAGGTCGGCGAACCTTCTTCGTCAGCGCCGGAAGCCGCCAGCAGGCTGCCCCGCTACCTGACCGCCGCCATCGCCGCGCTCGGCCTGGCGGTGTACCTGTCGAGCTTCGGCCCGCTCTTCACGATCGCCGCATCCGATTTCCCCGGCCTGGTGGACGTCAGCGGTGGCTCCTTCGGACTGGTGCTGACCGTCGCCGCCGCGGTGCTGGCCGGACTGCTCGCCGGCGTCGGCCTGCTGCCCAGGCAGACGGTCTCGACGTCGCTGGTGACGGTCCTCGCGCTGCTGGCGTTCCTGCTCGTCATCGCCGAGGTCATCAACAAACCCAGCGTCGCCTCCATCGACTGGGGGCTCTACCTGGTCATCGCGTTCACGGTGCTGCAGGCGATCGTCGCCGTCGCGGCATTGCTGTTCGAGACCGGCATCATCGCCCCGCCCGCCCCGCGCCCGAAGTACGACCAGAACTACGGGCAGTACGGGGGTCCAGGCGGCTACTACGGTCAGCAGTACGGCGGACCGCAGCGGCAGCCGCACCAGCAGCGGCCGGGCTATCCCACCCCGTACGGCGGCTATCCGAGCGGCCCGTCGACCGGCGGGTTCGCCAGCCCGCAGACCGGCTCGCAATCCGGATCGCAACCCGGCTCCCAGCCCGGCTCGCAGGCGGGTTCGCAGTCCGGTGGCCAGGGCGGCGGTCAAAGCGGGCCCCCGACCCCGCCGACCGGGTTCCCGACCTACGGCCAACCGCCGTCCAGCTCGACCCCGGCGACACAGACTCCCTCGCAGCCGTCGTCCTCCTCGCAGTCCGGGCAGCCGCCGTCGTAG
- a CDS encoding cell division protein PerM, whose amino-acid sequence MDNRPVGPRQARELLRVAFGPSIIALVLIAAVVLIQLLIANSEMTGAFGATASMWLGVHLVPVSIGGAELGVLPLLPTLVMIWGTARTTAAATSPQSSWFVTRWVVGSALGGPLLIAAICLAVVHDAASVLTDLQTPNALRAFGSVLAVHAIGAAVGVGSRVGRRLLDASPLPEWLPDAIRAATAGVLALLGLSGAVAAGSLIVHWSTMHDLFGITESTFGQLSLAALSILYIPNVLVGTAAVAVGSSAHIGLATFSSFTVFGGDIPALPVLAAVPTPPLGPVWVALLIVAAVSGVAIGQQCARRPLPLLPALLKLVVAAALAAVTMALLGHAGGGRLGNFGDVGVDQTTFGPAVFLWFVAIGGLTVAMSGGVARRPKAPKPAPEPEPEAQPESEPEPELEADDDGDVEPEPEPEPSEETAADTSAGVDEHVPAEAPATLEDLEEHFLVDDDAMPDTAKRPRNGDD is encoded by the coding sequence GTGGACAACCGACCGGTCGGCCCGCGCCAGGCACGGGAGCTGCTTCGGGTCGCGTTCGGGCCGTCGATCATCGCGCTCGTCCTCATCGCTGCGGTCGTCCTGATCCAGCTGCTCATCGCCAACAGCGAGATGACCGGCGCGTTCGGGGCGACCGCCAGCATGTGGCTGGGCGTGCACCTGGTGCCGGTGTCGATCGGCGGCGCCGAACTGGGCGTGCTGCCGCTGCTGCCCACACTGGTGATGATCTGGGGAACGGCCCGCACGACGGCGGCTGCGACCTCACCCCAGAGTTCGTGGTTCGTGACGCGCTGGGTGGTGGGCTCCGCGCTGGGCGGGCCGCTGCTGATCGCGGCAATCTGTCTGGCCGTCGTCCACGACGCCGCGTCGGTGCTGACCGATCTGCAGACGCCCAACGCCCTGCGCGCCTTCGGCAGCGTGCTGGCCGTGCACGCGATCGGCGCGGCCGTCGGGGTGGGATCCCGGGTGGGTCGACGGCTGCTGGACGCGTCGCCGCTGCCGGAATGGCTGCCCGACGCGATCCGCGCCGCCACCGCCGGGGTGCTGGCGCTGCTGGGTCTGTCCGGTGCGGTGGCGGCCGGATCGCTCATCGTGCACTGGTCGACCATGCACGACCTGTTCGGGATCACCGAGTCGACGTTCGGGCAACTCAGCCTCGCCGCGCTGTCGATCCTGTACATCCCGAACGTGCTCGTGGGTACCGCGGCCGTGGCCGTGGGCTCCAGCGCCCACATCGGGTTGGCGACGTTCAGCTCGTTCACGGTGTTCGGCGGCGACATCCCGGCGCTGCCGGTGCTGGCCGCCGTGCCGACGCCGCCGCTGGGCCCGGTCTGGGTGGCGCTGTTGATCGTGGCGGCCGTGTCGGGTGTGGCGATCGGCCAGCAGTGTGCGCGACGCCCGTTGCCTTTGCTGCCCGCGCTGCTCAAGCTCGTCGTCGCCGCAGCGCTGGCGGCCGTGACGATGGCGCTGCTCGGCCACGCCGGCGGGGGCCGGCTGGGCAACTTCGGCGACGTGGGCGTCGACCAGACCACGTTCGGGCCCGCCGTGTTCCTGTGGTTCGTCGCGATCGGTGGGCTGACGGTGGCGATGTCGGGCGGCGTCGCCCGCCGCCCCAAGGCACCGAAGCCCGCGCCCGAGCCCGAGCCCGAGGCACAACCCGAATCCGAGCCCGAACCCGAGCTCGAGGCGGACGACGACGGCGACGTCGAGCCGGAACCCGAGCCCGAGCCGTCCGAGGAGACCGCCGCCGACACCTCTGCGGGGGTGGACGAGCACGTGCCGGCCGAGGCACCCGCGACCCTCGAGGACCTCGAGGAACACTTCCTCGTCGACGACGACGCCATGCCGGACACCGCGAAGCGACCCCGTAACGGTGACGATTAG
- the purN gene encoding phosphoribosylglycinamide formyltransferase has protein sequence MQEPLRVPPSAPARVVVLASGTGSLLASLLAAAVGDYPARVVAVGTDRECAALQIAASSSVPTFTVALRDHPDRAAWDAALTEATAAYEPDLVVSAGFMKILGPQFLSRFPGRVINTHPALLPAFPGAHAVPDALAYGVKVTGCSVHLVDAGTDTGPVLAQEAVPVLDDDDEATLHERIKVVERRLLVDVVEALATRGVTWTGRKATLG, from the coding sequence GTGCAGGAACCGCTTCGTGTGCCACCCAGCGCACCGGCGCGGGTGGTGGTGCTGGCATCGGGCACCGGGTCGCTGCTCGCCTCCCTGCTCGCCGCCGCGGTCGGGGATTATCCGGCCCGAGTGGTCGCGGTCGGCACGGACCGCGAGTGCGCCGCGCTGCAGATCGCCGCGTCGTCGTCGGTGCCGACCTTCACCGTCGCGCTGCGTGACCACCCCGACCGCGCGGCATGGGACGCCGCGCTCACCGAGGCCACCGCCGCATACGAGCCGGACTTGGTGGTCTCCGCCGGTTTCATGAAAATCCTTGGCCCGCAATTTCTTTCCCGATTCCCGGGTCGGGTGATCAACACCCATCCGGCTCTGCTGCCAGCGTTCCCCGGCGCGCACGCGGTGCCCGACGCGCTGGCCTACGGCGTCAAGGTCACCGGCTGCAGCGTGCATCTGGTCGACGCCGGCACCGACACCGGGCCGGTGCTGGCCCAGGAGGCGGTGCCGGTCCTCGACGACGACGACGAAGCCACCTTGCACGAGCGGATCAAGGTCGTGGAGCGACGACTGCTCGTGGACGTAGTGGAAGCGCTCGCGACCCGCGGCGTGACCTGGACCGGACGAAAGGCGACCCTGGGATGA
- the purH gene encoding bifunctional phosphoribosylaminoimidazolecarboxamide formyltransferase/IMP cyclohydrolase gives MSDKRPIRRALVSVYDKTGLPELARGLHDAGVAIVSTGSTAKTIADTGVPVTPVEEVTGFPEVLDGRVKTLHPHVHAGLLADQRKPEHVSALAELGVAPFELVVVNLYPFSETVASGASIDECVEQIDIGGPSMVRAAAKNHPSVAVVVDPLGYDGVLAAVRAGGFTLEERKKLAALAFRHTAEYDVAVASWMGSVLAPEGDAAPASLPQWLGATWRRDAVLRYGENPHQQAALYRDDSAWPGLAQAEQLHGKEMSYNNYTDADAAWRAAFDHEEICVAIIKHANPCGIAISTVSVADAHRKAHECDPLSAFGGVIAANTTVSVEMAETVADIFTEVIVAPAYEPGAVDVLARKKNIRVLVAAEPQPGGSEFRQVSGGLLVQQRDAFTAPGDDSVNWTLVAGSPADPATLDDLKFAWRVCRAVKSNAIVVAADGATVGVGMGQVNRVDAARLAVQRAGDRVRGAVAASDAFFPFPDGLEVLIEGGVKAVVHPGGSVRDEQVTEAAAKAGITLYLTGARHFAH, from the coding sequence ATGAGCGATAAACGACCGATTCGCCGCGCGTTGGTCAGCGTGTACGACAAGACGGGGCTGCCCGAACTGGCCCGCGGACTGCACGACGCCGGGGTCGCCATCGTCTCGACCGGATCGACTGCCAAAACCATTGCCGACACCGGGGTTCCGGTGACGCCGGTGGAGGAGGTGACTGGCTTTCCCGAGGTGCTCGACGGACGGGTCAAGACCCTGCACCCGCATGTGCACGCCGGGCTGCTGGCCGATCAGCGCAAACCCGAACATGTTTCGGCGCTGGCCGAACTCGGTGTCGCCCCGTTCGAACTCGTCGTGGTGAACCTGTATCCGTTCAGCGAGACCGTCGCCTCGGGTGCGAGCATCGACGAATGCGTCGAGCAGATCGACATCGGCGGCCCGTCGATGGTTCGCGCCGCCGCGAAGAACCACCCGAGCGTCGCCGTCGTGGTCGACCCGCTCGGCTACGACGGCGTGCTCGCCGCGGTGCGCGCGGGCGGGTTCACGCTCGAGGAGCGAAAGAAGCTGGCGGCCCTCGCCTTTCGGCACACCGCCGAGTACGACGTCGCGGTGGCGTCGTGGATGGGATCGGTGCTGGCGCCCGAGGGCGACGCGGCGCCCGCCTCCCTGCCGCAGTGGCTCGGTGCGACGTGGCGGCGCGATGCCGTGCTGCGCTATGGGGAGAACCCGCACCAGCAGGCCGCGCTGTACCGCGACGACTCGGCGTGGCCCGGCCTGGCGCAGGCCGAACAGCTGCACGGCAAGGAGATGTCCTACAACAACTACACCGACGCCGATGCGGCCTGGCGTGCGGCGTTCGACCACGAGGAGATCTGCGTCGCGATCATCAAGCACGCCAACCCGTGCGGCATCGCGATCTCGACGGTGTCGGTGGCCGACGCGCACCGCAAGGCCCACGAATGCGATCCGCTGTCGGCGTTCGGCGGGGTGATCGCGGCCAACACCACGGTCAGCGTCGAGATGGCCGAGACCGTCGCCGACATCTTCACCGAGGTGATCGTCGCGCCGGCCTACGAGCCCGGCGCCGTGGACGTGCTCGCGCGTAAGAAGAACATCCGGGTGCTGGTGGCCGCCGAACCGCAGCCGGGCGGCTCGGAGTTCCGTCAGGTCAGCGGGGGGCTGCTGGTGCAGCAGCGCGACGCGTTCACCGCCCCCGGCGACGACTCGGTCAACTGGACGCTGGTCGCCGGGTCGCCGGCCGATCCCGCGACGCTGGACGATCTGAAGTTCGCGTGGCGGGTGTGCCGCGCGGTGAAGTCCAACGCGATCGTCGTCGCGGCCGACGGCGCCACGGTCGGGGTGGGCATGGGCCAGGTGAACCGGGTCGACGCGGCCCGGTTGGCGGTGCAGCGCGCAGGCGACCGGGTGCGCGGCGCCGTCGCGGCCTCCGACGCGTTCTTCCCGTTCCCCGACGGGCTGGAGGTGCTCATCGAGGGCGGGGTCAAGGCCGTCGTGCATCCCGGCGGATCGGTGCGCGACGAGCAGGTCACCGAGGCGGCCGCCAAGGCAGGCATCACGCTGTACCTGACCGGCGCCCGCCACTTCGCGCACTGA